A single region of the Leptothrix cholodnii SP-6 genome encodes:
- a CDS encoding DUF692 domain-containing protein produces the protein MHVPPNTGMSALSARPEPPSVGIGLRHPHARELLLLQPALGFVEVHSENYFADGGAALGVLAQARSHYPVSLHGVGLALGSAAGLDAWHLDRLAALVQRIEPVRVSDHASFARVPGRRGGPVWHANDLLPIARTEAALQILIDNVQQVQDRLRRPILVENLSAYLGWADDLLPEPDFFNQLTRRSGCGLLLDVNNLVVNALNAGCDEAGAVVQTCDWIDRIDAASVGEMHLAGYCDSGEIVIDDHGSRVHAPVWQAFAHARARLPDVPVLIEWDTDLPALDVLLDEAALARECAAAVHRPRRELTAVHA, from the coding sequence ATGCACGTCCCGCCCAACACCGGCATGTCCGCGCTGTCCGCCCGGCCTGAGCCGCCATCGGTCGGCATCGGCTTGCGCCACCCGCATGCCCGCGAGTTGCTTTTGCTCCAGCCCGCGCTCGGTTTCGTCGAAGTGCATTCGGAGAACTACTTCGCCGACGGCGGGGCGGCGCTCGGCGTGCTGGCGCAGGCGCGCTCGCACTATCCCGTCAGCCTGCACGGTGTCGGCCTGGCGCTGGGCAGCGCGGCGGGGCTGGACGCCTGGCACCTCGACCGGCTGGCGGCGCTGGTGCAGCGCATCGAGCCGGTGCGGGTGTCGGACCACGCCTCGTTCGCCCGCGTGCCGGGCCGGCGCGGCGGGCCGGTCTGGCATGCCAATGACCTGCTGCCGATTGCCCGCACCGAAGCGGCGCTGCAGATCCTGATCGACAACGTGCAGCAGGTGCAGGATCGCCTGCGCCGGCCGATCCTGGTCGAGAACCTGTCGGCCTATCTCGGCTGGGCCGACGATCTGCTGCCCGAACCCGACTTCTTCAACCAGCTGACCCGCCGCAGCGGCTGCGGCCTGCTGCTCGACGTCAACAACCTGGTTGTCAACGCGCTCAACGCCGGCTGCGACGAGGCCGGCGCGGTGGTGCAGACCTGCGACTGGATCGACCGCATCGACGCCGCGAGCGTCGGCGAAATGCATCTGGCCGGCTACTGCGACAGCGGCGAGATCGTCATCGACGACCACGGCAGCCGCGTGCACGCGCCGGTCTGGCAAGCCTTTGCGCACGCCCGCGCACGCCTGCCGGATGTGCCGGTGCTGATCGAGTGGGACACCGACCTGCCCGCGCTCGACGTGCTGCTCGATGAAGCAGCGCTCGCCCGCGAGTGCGCTGCCGCCGTGCATCGGCCCCGTCGTGAGCTGACGGCGGTGCACGCATGA
- a CDS encoding putative DNA-binding domain-containing protein → MNAADARQHELLRQQCLLRALHGDGVTALRGWAHLPSRSRHDLERGYLAYSANAAASAERALAARYPTVQALLGEDSFAQLARHLWHAEPAQRGDLAQWGHGLAAFIAASRQLADEPYLADVARLDAAVHDAENAADAESDPASLSDLAGTDPARLYLRRPPGASLVDSRHPITAIWLAHHDADRIGRDDRFAAVQQGFVAAAARTDPAALFDTAWVWRDGWQVAVRSVDPATATFVRRVLAGDNLAAALDAAGAAFDFERWLMQALRERSLPGLSVEPDVNMADDV, encoded by the coding sequence ATGAACGCGGCTGACGCCCGTCAACACGAACTGCTGCGCCAGCAGTGCCTGCTGCGCGCCCTGCACGGCGACGGGGTCACGGCCCTGCGCGGCTGGGCACACCTGCCGTCGCGCAGCCGGCATGACCTCGAACGGGGTTACCTCGCCTACAGCGCCAACGCGGCGGCGTCGGCCGAGCGGGCGCTGGCAGCGCGCTATCCGACCGTGCAGGCCTTGCTCGGTGAGGACTCGTTTGCGCAGCTGGCACGTCATCTCTGGCATGCCGAGCCCGCGCAGCGTGGCGATCTGGCGCAGTGGGGCCACGGCCTCGCGGCTTTCATCGCGGCGAGCCGACAACTGGCCGACGAGCCCTATCTGGCCGACGTCGCTCGCCTCGACGCTGCCGTGCATGACGCCGAAAACGCGGCCGACGCCGAGTCCGATCCCGCCAGCCTGAGCGATCTGGCCGGCACCGATCCGGCCCGCCTGTACCTGCGCCGGCCGCCCGGCGCGTCGCTGGTCGACAGCCGCCATCCGATCACCGCGATCTGGCTGGCGCATCACGACGCCGATCGGATCGGGCGTGACGATCGGTTCGCCGCCGTGCAACAGGGTTTCGTGGCTGCCGCCGCTCGGACCGACCCGGCGGCGCTGTTCGACACCGCCTGGGTCTGGCGCGACGGCTGGCAGGTGGCGGTGCGATCGGTCGATCCTGCCACCGCAACGTTTGTGCGCCGCGTGCTGGCCGGCGACAACCTGGCCGCGGCGCTCGATGCGGCGGGCGCAGCGTTCGATTTCGAGCGCTGGCTGATGCAGGCGCTGCGCGAGCGCAGCCTGCCGGGCCTGTCGGTCGAGCCCGACGTCAACATGGCCGACGATGTTTGA
- a CDS encoding DUF2282 domain-containing protein, which yields MSQTRVVSSAFAAVFALGLVGHAAAADDMSGGKNKEKCYGIAKAGQNDCASLSGSHSCAGQSTKVSPDEWKYVAKGTCKSMKGMSADEAKMAMKK from the coding sequence ATGAGTCAGACCCGCGTTGTTTCTTCCGCTTTCGCCGCTGTTTTCGCCCTCGGCCTGGTCGGCCATGCCGCAGCCGCCGACGACATGTCCGGCGGCAAAAACAAGGAAAAGTGCTACGGCATCGCCAAGGCCGGCCAGAACGATTGCGCCAGCCTGTCGGGCAGCCATTCCTGTGCGGGCCAGTCGACGAAGGTCAGCCCGGACGAATGGAAGTACGTGGCCAAGGGCACCTGCAAGTCGATGAAGGGCATGAGCGCCGACGAAGCCAAGATGGCGATGAAGAAGTAA